One Nostoc punctiforme PCC 73102 DNA window includes the following coding sequences:
- the gnd gene encoding phosphogluconate dehydrogenase (NAD(+)-dependent, decarboxylating) — translation MELAMIGLGRMGANMAQRLMRAGHHVVGYVRRTEKLSAMVNEGVIAAGASSIADLVSKLSKPRTVWLMVPAASVDETIETLIPLLEPDDIIIDGGNSYYHDDIRRAATLKDRGIHYVDCGTSGGVWGLERGYCLMIGGEQVAIKRLDPIFATLAPGVGEIDRTPGREKAGGTAEQGYLHCGPIGAGHFVKMVHNGIEYGVMAAYAEGLNILHHANIGNNQREIDAETTPLRNPEHYQYDFNLGDIAEVWRRGSVIASWLLDLTAIALLESPNLERFGGRVSDSGEGRWSAIAAIDESVPTPVLSAALFARFSSRGEADFADKLLSAMRYQFGGHYEKANS, via the coding sequence ATGGAACTTGCAATGATTGGACTCGGAAGGATGGGCGCGAACATGGCACAGCGCTTGATGCGTGCTGGGCATCATGTAGTTGGGTATGTCCGCCGGACTGAGAAATTGTCCGCAATGGTGAACGAAGGTGTAATTGCAGCCGGAGCCAGCTCAATCGCCGATCTAGTCAGCAAGTTATCCAAACCCCGTACCGTCTGGTTGATGGTGCCTGCTGCTTCCGTGGATGAAACAATTGAAACGCTAATTCCACTCCTCGAACCAGACGACATTATTATCGATGGTGGCAACTCATACTACCATGATGACATTCGTCGAGCAGCCACACTCAAGGATCGAGGCATTCACTATGTTGATTGCGGTACGAGCGGGGGTGTTTGGGGATTGGAGCGGGGTTATTGCCTAATGATCGGCGGCGAACAGGTGGCAATCAAACGCCTTGACCCCATTTTTGCAACTCTAGCTCCGGGTGTAGGAGAGATCGATCGCACTCCCGGACGAGAGAAGGCGGGCGGTACTGCTGAACAAGGCTATCTCCATTGCGGGCCCATCGGTGCAGGACACTTCGTGAAAATGGTACACAACGGTATTGAGTACGGTGTCATGGCAGCGTATGCAGAGGGGCTGAATATTCTTCACCACGCCAACATAGGCAACAATCAGCGCGAGATCGATGCCGAAACCACACCATTACGAAATCCAGAACATTATCAGTATGACTTTAATCTGGGAGATATTGCCGAAGTCTGGCGGCGGGGTAGTGTAATTGCTTCCTGGCTATTGGATTTGACAGCGATCGCTTTATTAGAAAGCCCCAATTTAGAAAGGTTTGGTGGTCGGGTATCAGATTCTGGTGAAGGGCGCTGGAGTGCGATCGCAGCAATTGACGAATCTGTACCGACTCCAGTGTTAAGCGCAGCGCTCTTTGCTCGCTTTAGCTCGCGTGGGGAAGCAGACTTTGCCGATAAACTTTTGTCAGCCATGCGCTATCAGTTTGGCGGGCATTATGAAAAAGCTAATTCCTAA